Proteins encoded within one genomic window of Bacillus sp. 1NLA3E:
- a CDS encoding metal-dependent hydrolase — protein sequence MNVSYHGHSVVKIKTGETVILFDPFITGNPITDLNAAEEKPNVIIVTHGHGDHLGDTIDLAKKNDSLVISNFELATYLGWQGVKTHGMSIGGAYQFDFGKIKLTTAFHGTGLVTDNKEIIYLGMPAGVLFTSEGKTIYHAGDTGLFSDMKLIGERNQIDLAFLPIGDNFTMGPEDAATAAQYLKAKKVVPIHYNTFPPIVQDPNKFVEMLEEGQGLVLQPGDEYQL from the coding sequence ATGAACGTATCCTATCACGGACATTCTGTTGTAAAAATCAAAACGGGTGAAACGGTCATTTTATTTGATCCATTTATTACAGGAAACCCCATAACTGATCTAAACGCTGCTGAAGAAAAACCTAATGTTATCATTGTTACCCACGGGCATGGTGATCATTTAGGAGACACGATAGATTTGGCCAAAAAAAATGATTCCTTAGTCATTTCTAATTTTGAGTTAGCTACTTATTTAGGCTGGCAGGGGGTAAAGACACATGGTATGTCAATTGGTGGAGCCTATCAGTTTGATTTTGGAAAAATCAAGTTAACCACAGCTTTTCACGGAACGGGTCTGGTCACAGATAATAAGGAAATTATTTATCTAGGTATGCCGGCTGGAGTTTTATTCACTTCTGAAGGTAAAACTATCTATCACGCAGGTGACACGGGATTATTTTCTGATATGAAATTAATCGGCGAACGGAACCAAATTGACCTAGCTTTCTTGCCAATTGGAGATAACTTTACAATGGGACCTGAGGATGCTGCGACTGCTGCACAATATCTTAAGGCAAAAAAAGTTGTCCCAATTCATTACAATACATTTCCTCCAATCGTCCAGGACCCTAATAAATTTGTAGAGATGCTGGAAGAAGGACAAGGATTGGTTTTACAGCCAGGTGACGAATATCAACTTTAG
- a CDS encoding M24 family metallopeptidase, protein MIEGLNEISKWMKENDVQVCFLTSSENVFYLSGFNSDPHERLLGLAIFQEEEPFLICPGMEKDEARNAGWPYEIIGYSDIDQPWELVHKAVNKRVKSISNMVIEKEHMNVERFETLKSLFSGATFLSAEEKLRKLRMLKTEKELVKLREACELADFAIKTGMDEIKEGRTELEVLAAVEYALKKKGVSQMSFATMVLTGANAASPHGTPGQTKIKKGDLVLFDLGVIVDGYCSDITRTVAYGDINEKQLDVYNTVLKAQLAAINAIKPGVPCSEIDLTARRIIAEAGYGEFFPHRLGHGLGISIHEYPSVTEKNSLLLEEGMVFTVEPGIYVPDVAGVRIEDDVLVTATGCEVLTQFPKSLQVKHI, encoded by the coding sequence TTGATAGAAGGTTTGAATGAAATTTCAAAATGGATGAAAGAAAATGATGTTCAGGTTTGTTTTTTAACCTCATCTGAGAATGTTTTTTATTTAAGCGGGTTTAATAGCGATCCTCACGAACGTTTACTAGGCTTAGCGATTTTCCAAGAAGAAGAGCCATTTTTAATTTGTCCTGGAATGGAAAAAGATGAGGCACGAAATGCAGGGTGGCCGTATGAAATAATTGGCTACAGTGATATTGATCAACCTTGGGAATTAGTACATAAAGCTGTAAATAAAAGAGTAAAGTCCATTTCCAATATGGTGATAGAAAAGGAACATATGAACGTAGAACGGTTCGAGACGTTAAAATCTTTATTTTCGGGAGCAACATTCTTGTCTGCAGAGGAAAAGCTTCGAAAACTACGCATGCTCAAAACCGAAAAAGAATTGGTAAAGTTGCGAGAAGCCTGTGAACTAGCAGACTTTGCGATTAAAACAGGAATGGATGAAATAAAAGAGGGTAGAACAGAGCTTGAGGTTCTTGCTGCCGTGGAATATGCTCTAAAGAAAAAAGGCGTATCACAAATGTCTTTCGCAACAATGGTGTTAACAGGGGCAAACGCTGCCTCACCACACGGAACTCCTGGACAGACAAAGATTAAAAAAGGCGATTTAGTCCTTTTTGATCTAGGGGTAATTGTTGATGGTTATTGTTCTGATATTACCAGAACGGTAGCTTACGGTGATATTAATGAAAAACAACTCGACGTCTATAATACTGTTTTGAAGGCACAGCTTGCGGCAATCAATGCGATCAAGCCAGGTGTTCCTTGTTCGGAGATTGATTTAACAGCTAGACGAATCATTGCTGAGGCAGGCTATGGAGAATTTTTCCCACATCGACTTGGCCATGGCTTAGGGATTAGCATTCATGAGTATCCTTCAGTGACTGAGAAAAACTCACTGTTGCTAGAGGAAGGAATGGTCTTTACAGTCGAACCAGGAATTTATGTCCCAGATGTGGCTGGAGTGAGAATTGAGGATGATGTGTTAGTGACCGCAACAGGCTGTGAAGTACTAACCCAATTCCCGAAAAGTCTTCAAGTAAAACACATTTAA
- the ald gene encoding alanine dehydrogenase, with protein MRIGVPKEVKNNENRVAMTPAGVMNLKKFGHELYIEKGAGIGSGFSDEDYLAVGAKIVDTAVAAWSMDMVMKVKEPIPSEYIYFRENLILFTYLHLAPEPELTKALLDKKVIGIAYETVQLPNGTLPLLTPMSEVAGRMAPQIGAQFLEKIQGGKGILLSGVPGVARGKVTIIGGGVAGTNAAKVAIGLGAKVTMIDLNLDRLRHLDDIFGIDVTTLISNSYNIAEAVKNSDLVIGAVLIPGAKAPKIVTQDMIKSMSPGSVVVDIAIDQGGIFETTDRITTHDHPTYEKFGVVHYAVANMPGAVPRTSTMALTNVTIPYAIQLANKGYKQACLDNEALLKGVNTLEGYVTYKAVAEALNYQHHDASVLLQK; from the coding sequence ATGCGGATTGGTGTGCCAAAGGAAGTAAAAAATAATGAGAATCGTGTAGCAATGACTCCTGCAGGTGTGATGAACCTAAAGAAATTCGGGCATGAACTGTATATTGAAAAAGGCGCCGGCATTGGGTCAGGGTTTAGTGATGAAGATTATTTAGCTGTTGGAGCAAAAATAGTTGACACTGCTGTTGCAGCTTGGTCAATGGATATGGTTATGAAGGTGAAGGAACCGATCCCAAGCGAATACATTTATTTTCGTGAAAATTTAATTTTATTTACATACTTGCACTTAGCTCCAGAACCAGAGTTAACAAAGGCATTGCTTGATAAAAAAGTTATTGGAATTGCGTATGAAACGGTTCAGCTTCCTAATGGTACTCTTCCACTTTTAACCCCAATGAGTGAGGTTGCTGGCAGAATGGCACCACAAATAGGCGCGCAGTTTTTAGAAAAGATTCAGGGTGGAAAGGGAATTTTGTTGTCAGGTGTTCCGGGAGTAGCGCGGGGCAAAGTGACTATTATTGGAGGTGGCGTAGCTGGAACAAATGCGGCAAAAGTTGCGATTGGTTTGGGGGCAAAAGTGACCATGATTGATTTAAATCTTGATCGTCTACGTCATCTAGATGATATTTTTGGTATTGATGTAACGACCCTTATCTCCAATTCTTATAATATTGCTGAAGCTGTTAAAAACTCAGATTTAGTGATAGGAGCCGTATTAATTCCAGGAGCAAAAGCACCAAAAATTGTGACCCAAGACATGATTAAATCGATGAGCCCAGGCTCAGTTGTAGTGGATATTGCCATTGATCAAGGAGGAATCTTTGAAACAACTGATCGCATCACGACACACGATCACCCAACCTATGAAAAGTTTGGCGTGGTTCACTATGCAGTTGCTAACATGCCAGGTGCCGTTCCTAGGACCTCAACCATGGCCTTAACCAATGTAACCATCCCATATGCAATACAGTTGGCTAATAAAGGTTACAAGCAGGCATGCCTTGACAATGAGGCGTTATTAAAAGGAGTAAATACATTGGAAGGCTATGTCACCTATAAAGCGGTCGCAGAGGCTCTCAATTATCAGCATCATGATGCAAGCGTGCTTTTGCAAAAATGA
- a CDS encoding universal stress protein, producing MTLRYKKILVAVDGSKEAEWAFKKAIEVAKRNDAKLLLTHIIDTRTFATVEAYDRAIAERADQFAAELMQNYQKQAVDAGVKNVDYVIDYGSPKIKIPKDVAKRNDVDLIMCGATGLNAVERFFIGSVSEHITRYASCDVLVVRTDNIPE from the coding sequence ATGACCTTAAGATACAAAAAGATTTTAGTTGCTGTTGACGGTTCAAAAGAGGCAGAATGGGCATTTAAAAAGGCGATTGAGGTTGCCAAACGAAATGATGCAAAACTCCTATTAACACACATTATTGACACACGAACATTTGCAACTGTTGAAGCCTATGACCGTGCCATTGCGGAAAGAGCGGACCAATTCGCTGCAGAATTGATGCAGAATTATCAAAAGCAAGCAGTTGATGCTGGTGTGAAAAACGTTGATTATGTTATAGACTATGGGTCTCCGAAGATAAAAATTCCAAAGGATGTTGCCAAACGGAATGATGTAGACTTGATTATGTGTGGTGCAACTGGATTAAATGCCGTTGAGCGTTTCTTTATCGGAAGTGTCTCAGAACACATTACTCGATATGCATCTTGTGATGTTTTAGTTGTTCGGACCGACAATATTCCGGAGTAA
- the argH gene encoding argininosuccinate lyase — translation MKKLWGGRFTKTAEEWVDEFGASISFDQQLVMEDLEGSIAHVTMLAKCGIISPEEGEMIKNGLLALKEEAKENKLPFSVKLEDIHLNNESFLTEKIGPVGGKLHTGRSRNDQVATDMHLYLRNQLGLIVELIEEFQSSLVEQAEKHVETIMPGYTHLQRAQPISFAHHLLAYFWMLERDKDRFIQNLKRTNISPLGAGALAGTTFPIDRHYSAELLEFAGIYENSLDAVSDRDFILEFLSASSILMMHLSRLSEEIILWSSQEFRFIELDDSFSTGSSIMPQKKNPDMAELIRGKTGRVYGNLVGLLTVLKGLPLAYNKDMQEDKEGMFDTVKTVTGSLKIFAGMIRTLKVRTDEMTKATKTDFSNATELADYLAEKGVPFREAHEIVGKLVLTCVNKGCYLADLSLDEYKAANPLFEQDIYVALDPYTAVERRNSAGGTGFKQVNLALEKAKECLKK, via the coding sequence GTGAAAAAACTATGGGGCGGAAGATTTACTAAAACAGCAGAAGAGTGGGTGGATGAATTCGGAGCTTCCATTTCATTTGATCAACAGCTAGTGATGGAGGATCTTGAAGGAAGCATCGCCCATGTTACCATGCTTGCAAAATGTGGAATCATCTCACCTGAAGAAGGGGAAATGATTAAAAATGGACTTCTAGCTTTAAAGGAAGAAGCAAAAGAAAACAAGCTGCCCTTTTCTGTAAAACTAGAGGATATCCATCTTAATAATGAAAGCTTTTTAACTGAAAAAATCGGGCCTGTAGGTGGTAAATTGCATACTGGTAGAAGTAGGAACGACCAAGTAGCAACCGATATGCATTTATATTTGCGAAATCAACTAGGTCTGATTGTGGAATTAATAGAAGAATTTCAATCCTCTTTAGTAGAGCAAGCCGAAAAACATGTTGAAACGATTATGCCAGGGTATACTCACCTGCAACGAGCACAGCCAATTTCATTTGCTCATCATCTTTTAGCGTATTTCTGGATGCTGGAGAGAGATAAAGACCGTTTCATTCAGAACCTTAAGAGGACGAACATCTCACCACTTGGAGCTGGCGCATTAGCTGGGACAACTTTCCCAATCGATCGTCACTATAGTGCTGAGCTGTTAGAATTTGCCGGAATCTATGAAAACAGTCTTGATGCTGTTAGTGATCGTGATTTTATACTTGAGTTTCTATCAGCAAGCTCTATTTTGATGATGCACCTTTCACGTTTAAGCGAAGAAATCATTCTTTGGTCAAGCCAAGAGTTTCGTTTTATCGAGCTTGATGATAGCTTCTCTACTGGCTCTAGTATTATGCCACAAAAGAAAAATCCGGATATGGCTGAGCTTATTCGTGGTAAAACGGGTCGAGTTTATGGGAATTTAGTTGGTTTATTAACTGTATTAAAAGGCTTACCACTTGCCTATAATAAGGACATGCAAGAGGATAAAGAGGGGATGTTTGATACAGTTAAAACGGTAACTGGCTCTCTAAAAATCTTTGCAGGGATGATTCGTACTTTAAAGGTTCGCACAGATGAAATGACAAAGGCGACCAAGACTGATTTTTCAAATGCTACTGAGTTAGCTGATTATTTGGCTGAAAAAGGAGTTCCATTTAGAGAAGCACATGAGATTGTTGGAAAGCTTGTGCTTACCTGTGTCAATAAAGGATGCTATCTTGCTGACCTATCCCTTGATGAGTATAAAGCAGCAAATCCGTTATTCGAACAAGATATCTATGTGGCGTTAGATCCATACACTGCTGTAGAACGCAGAAACAGTGCAGGTGGAACTGGATTTAAGCAAGTGAATCTTGCCCTTGAAAAAGCAAAGGAATGCTTAAAAAAATAA
- a CDS encoding argininosuccinate synthase, producing MNKPKLVLAYSGGLDTSVAIKWLIEKGYDVVACCLDVGEGKDLAFIQQKAKDMGAVESYIIDAKEEFAKDFALVALQAQAYYEQKYPLVSALSRPLIAKKLVEIAEKEGAVAVAHGCTGKGNDQVRFEVSFQALNPDLEVLAPVREWKWSREEEIEYAKKHAIPVPINLDSPYSIDQNLWGRANECGILEDPWAAPPEDAYDLTVSLENAPDSPDVIEIGFEKGVPVTLNGEALPLSEIILNLNTIAGKHGVGRIDHVENRLVGIKSREVYEIPGALTLLKAHKELEDLTLVKEVAHFKPIISQKLAEVIYNGLWFSPLTDALKAFLKETQEYVTGTVRVKLFKGHVIVEGRKSPYSLYDEKLATYTSDDEFDHDAAVGFIKLWGLPTKVQSIVQTKKVTV from the coding sequence ATGAACAAGCCTAAATTAGTTCTAGCATATTCCGGGGGTTTGGATACTTCTGTTGCAATTAAATGGTTAATAGAAAAGGGTTATGACGTAGTAGCGTGCTGCTTAGATGTCGGAGAAGGAAAAGATTTAGCTTTTATTCAGCAAAAAGCAAAAGATATGGGAGCAGTTGAATCCTATATTATTGATGCAAAAGAAGAATTCGCAAAGGATTTTGCATTAGTTGCCCTACAAGCGCAAGCTTACTATGAACAGAAATATCCACTTGTTTCTGCATTATCTCGTCCATTGATCGCCAAAAAATTAGTCGAAATTGCGGAAAAAGAAGGTGCTGTAGCAGTAGCACATGGCTGTACTGGTAAAGGAAATGACCAAGTTCGTTTTGAAGTTTCCTTCCAAGCATTGAATCCTGATTTGGAAGTACTTGCTCCAGTCCGTGAATGGAAATGGTCTCGTGAGGAAGAAATTGAATATGCAAAAAAACATGCTATCCCAGTGCCAATTAATTTAGATAGCCCTTATTCAATCGACCAAAATCTATGGGGAAGAGCAAATGAATGTGGAATTCTAGAAGACCCATGGGCTGCTCCGCCAGAAGATGCATATGATTTAACAGTTAGTTTAGAAAACGCACCCGACTCTCCAGATGTAATTGAAATTGGTTTTGAAAAAGGTGTACCTGTTACATTAAATGGAGAAGCTCTTCCATTGTCAGAAATCATTTTAAATTTAAATACAATTGCAGGTAAACATGGTGTTGGTCGTATTGACCATGTTGAAAACAGACTTGTTGGAATTAAATCTCGTGAAGTATATGAAATTCCTGGAGCATTGACATTACTTAAGGCGCATAAAGAGCTTGAAGATTTAACACTTGTCAAAGAAGTGGCACACTTTAAACCTATTATTTCGCAAAAGCTTGCTGAAGTAATTTATAATGGCCTATGGTTTTCACCACTAACTGATGCACTTAAAGCATTCCTAAAGGAAACACAAGAGTATGTAACGGGTACAGTTAGAGTGAAGTTGTTCAAAGGACATGTGATTGTTGAAGGCAGAAAATCACCTTATTCTTTATATGATGAAAAATTGGCAACGTACACTTCAGATGATGAGTTTGATCATGATGCAGCTGTCGGATTTATTAAGTTATGGGGGCTACCAACAAAAGTTCAAAGCATTGTACAAACCAAGAAGGTGACAGTGTGA
- a CDS encoding MogA/MoaB family molybdenum cofactor biosynthesis protein, which yields MSTQEHKQAAPKSVNCKIITVSDTRTKDTDKSGRLMIDLLSEAGHLISDYVIVKDEAGPILEEVLKGCKDPNIDAILTNGGTGIALRDVTIETVSGIFTKEITGFGELFRMLSYQEDIGSAAILSRAIAGTVNDKVVFATPGSTGAVRLAMVKLILPEIGHVVSELKKDLG from the coding sequence ATGAGTACACAGGAACATAAACAAGCAGCACCTAAAAGTGTGAATTGTAAAATTATCACCGTAAGTGATACGAGAACTAAAGATACCGATAAAAGTGGTAGATTAATGATTGATTTGCTTTCTGAGGCAGGTCATTTAATCTCAGATTATGTCATTGTAAAAGATGAAGCAGGACCGATTCTAGAAGAGGTATTAAAGGGATGTAAGGATCCTAATATTGATGCTATTCTCACAAATGGGGGCACTGGCATTGCGTTACGGGATGTAACCATTGAAACAGTAAGTGGAATTTTTACAAAAGAGATAACCGGATTTGGTGAATTATTTCGCATGTTAAGTTACCAAGAGGATATTGGATCTGCGGCAATTCTATCAAGGGCAATTGCAGGAACGGTGAACGATAAAGTTGTTTTTGCAACCCCAGGGTCGACAGGTGCGGTTCGGCTTGCGATGGTTAAGTTAATTTTACCAGAAATAGGTCATGTTGTTAGCGAACTAAAAAAGGACCTAGGATAG
- a CDS encoding EcsC family protein translates to MPLTEREAKVLHEILEWENQLNQYLPNDFELTFDKYLERSFSLLSEDVQSQFFSMLDSWFFHLHALIQGSQLQMDAKERILSTGRIFHDDLTKIEELRHLSIDQLQYIAEQQISRHRFYSLVQGGLSGTGGTLLLGTDIPAMAVINLRVVQLIAMTYGFEVNTPFEMMTSLKVFHGASLPLRIQSKVWEEMLNDLDHSGNEYFYDGKDDITNITWMEQPLKQMLKIIVISLFKRKTMKGIPFIGVGIGAGSNYFLTRKITDFAHKYYQMRYLLAKKGE, encoded by the coding sequence ATGCCGCTAACTGAACGAGAAGCAAAAGTTTTACATGAAATATTGGAATGGGAAAATCAACTGAATCAATATTTACCTAACGATTTCGAATTAACCTTTGATAAATATTTAGAACGTTCTTTCTCACTGCTTTCTGAAGATGTCCAGTCGCAGTTTTTTTCGATGCTGGATAGCTGGTTTTTTCATCTTCATGCGTTGATCCAAGGCTCCCAGTTACAAATGGATGCAAAAGAGCGCATCCTGTCAACTGGACGTATTTTTCATGATGACTTAACAAAGATAGAGGAATTACGTCATTTATCGATTGACCAACTACAATACATAGCAGAGCAACAAATATCTCGTCATCGTTTTTACTCACTTGTACAGGGGGGACTTTCAGGAACTGGGGGTACACTTCTTCTCGGAACAGATATACCAGCAATGGCTGTAATTAATTTGAGAGTTGTTCAATTGATTGCCATGACATATGGTTTTGAAGTCAATACACCCTTTGAAATGATGACTTCACTTAAAGTTTTTCACGGAGCATCACTCCCGCTAAGAATCCAAAGTAAAGTGTGGGAAGAAATGTTGAACGACTTAGATCATTCGGGAAATGAATATTTTTATGATGGAAAAGACGATATTACCAATATTACCTGGATGGAACAGCCTTTAAAGCAAATGTTAAAAATTATAGTTATTTCTTTATTCAAAAGAAAAACGATGAAAGGGATTCCGTTTATTGGTGTTGGTATAGGTGCTGGATCCAATTATTTTCTAACAAGAAAGATAACAGACTTTGCTCATAAATATTATCAAATGAGATATCTGCTAGCCAAGAAAGGAGAATAA